The Micromonospora sp. WMMD961 genome has a segment encoding these proteins:
- the argJ gene encoding bifunctional glutamate N-acetyltransferase/amino-acid acetyltransferase ArgJ, with the protein MSVTTPRGFRAAGVAAGLKTSGGADVALVVNDGPDAGVAGVFTTNRVKAAPVLWSHQVVQGGVVRAVVLNSGGANACTGPGGFQDTHATAEHTAATLTSVSPRLILGAGEVAVCSTGLIGERLPMPKLLSGVRSAIKSLSRDGGAAAAEAIMTTDTRPKTTVARGSGWTVGGMAKGSGMLAPGMATMLCVLTTDAVAGPSTLDEALRASTRVTFDRVDSDGCMSTNDTVLLLASGASGIEPTPAELTAAVTAACHDLAQQLVSDAEGATKEVAIDVVNAADEDDAVEVGRTVARNNLVKTALFGNDPNWGRILAAVGTTAAAFDPDEVDVAVNGVWVCRRGAGAEDRSKVDLTGRSVTIRIDLHAGTSAATIWTNDLSHAYVHENSAYST; encoded by the coding sequence GTGAGTGTCACCACCCCTCGGGGGTTCCGGGCGGCCGGGGTGGCCGCCGGCCTGAAGACCAGCGGCGGCGCGGACGTCGCACTGGTGGTCAACGACGGCCCGGACGCCGGTGTCGCCGGTGTCTTCACCACCAACCGGGTCAAGGCCGCGCCGGTGCTCTGGAGCCACCAGGTCGTGCAGGGTGGTGTGGTCCGCGCGGTGGTGCTCAACTCCGGCGGCGCCAACGCCTGCACCGGTCCGGGCGGTTTCCAGGACACCCATGCCACCGCCGAGCACACCGCCGCCACGCTGACCTCGGTGAGCCCACGGCTGATCCTCGGTGCCGGTGAGGTAGCGGTCTGCTCGACGGGCCTGATCGGTGAGCGGCTGCCGATGCCGAAGCTGCTGTCCGGCGTCCGGTCGGCTATCAAGAGCTTGTCCCGCGACGGTGGCGCGGCCGCCGCCGAGGCCATCATGACGACGGACACCCGGCCGAAGACCACAGTGGCCCGGGGCAGCGGTTGGACGGTCGGCGGCATGGCCAAGGGCTCCGGGATGCTCGCTCCCGGGATGGCGACCATGCTCTGCGTGCTCACCACCGATGCGGTGGCCGGGCCGTCGACCCTGGACGAGGCGCTGCGCGCGTCCACCCGGGTCACCTTCGACCGGGTCGACTCCGACGGCTGCATGTCCACCAACGACACCGTGTTGCTGCTGGCCAGCGGTGCGAGCGGCATCGAGCCGACACCGGCCGAGCTGACCGCCGCGGTCACCGCCGCCTGTCACGACCTGGCCCAGCAGTTGGTGTCCGACGCCGAGGGCGCGACCAAGGAGGTCGCCATCGATGTGGTGAACGCCGCCGACGAGGACGACGCGGTCGAGGTGGGCCGTACGGTGGCCCGCAACAACCTGGTCAAGACCGCGCTGTTCGGCAACGACCCCAACTGGGGCCGGATCCTCGCCGCCGTCGGCACGACCGCCGCCGCGTTCGACCCGGACGAGGTGGACGTGGCGGTCAACGGCGTGTGGGTGTGCCGGCGTGGCGCCGGGGCCGAGGACCGCTCGAAGGTCGACCTGACCGGGCGGAGCGTGACCATCCGGATCGACCTGCACGCGGGTACGTCGGCGGCGACGATCTGGACCAACGACCTGTCCCACGCGTACGTCCACGAGAACTCGGCGTACTCGACGTGA
- the rplT gene encoding 50S ribosomal protein L20 translates to MARVKRAVNAQKKRRTLLETASGYRGQRSRLYRKAKEQVLHSMQYAYRDRRDRKGDFRQLWIQRINAGARANGMTYNRLIQGLRLAGIEVDRKILADMAVNDAASFAAIVELARAAVTAEGTGGAAAQAA, encoded by the coding sequence ATGGCACGCGTCAAGCGGGCTGTAAACGCCCAGAAGAAGCGTCGTACCCTGCTGGAGACCGCGAGCGGTTACCGCGGTCAGCGCTCCCGCCTGTACCGCAAGGCCAAGGAGCAGGTGCTGCACTCGATGCAGTACGCCTACCGGGACCGTCGCGACCGCAAGGGCGACTTCCGGCAGCTGTGGATTCAGCGGATCAACGCAGGCGCCCGGGCCAACGGGATGACCTACAACCGTCTGATCCAGGGCCTGCGTCTGGCCGGCATCGAGGTCGACCGCAAGATCCTGGCCGACATGGCCGTCAACGACGCCGCTTCCTTCGCGGCGATCGTCGAGCTGGCTCGGGCCGCGGTCACGGCCGAGGGCACCGGCGGCGCGGCGGCTCAGGCCGCCTGA
- the rpmI gene encoding 50S ribosomal protein L35 encodes MPKMKSHTGMGKRVRVTGKGKIVAQQAGLRHNLEKKPSTQTRRLTGTVVLAKADVKRIKKLLGR; translated from the coding sequence ATGCCGAAGATGAAGAGCCACACGGGTATGGGTAAGCGGGTCCGGGTGACCGGCAAGGGCAAGATCGTTGCCCAGCAGGCCGGCCTGCGCCACAACCTGGAGAAGAAGCCCTCCACCCAGACCCGCCGGCTGACCGGCACGGTCGTGCTGGCCAAGGCCGACGTCAAGCGCATCAAGAAGCTGCTCGGCCGCTGA
- the pheT gene encoding phenylalanine--tRNA ligase subunit beta, whose product MRVSVSWLREYVDLPADLPTGDLEQALVDLGIEVESVVDLAESVTGQLVVGEVREIEELTGFKKPIRFCRVDVGAANGTGEPQEIVCGARNFAPGDRVVVILPGGVLPGGFAIGARKTYGHNSAGMICSAKELGLGDDHSGIIVLGPDVTAKPGDDARPVVGLDDVVFDLEITPDRGYALSLRGLARELSHAFDVPLRDPALVPAPGGTETPAYPVEVRDTVGCDRFTARLVRGVDPSAPTPSWMAQRLVTAGIRSISLPVDITNYVMLELGQPMHAFDADRIVGPLVVRRAEAGEKLTTLDGVSRVLTPDDMVICDAGLDSALGGEGDGVPISLAAVMGGETSEVVAGTTNVLFEAAHWDPAMVGRTARRHKLFSEAAKRWERGVDPAVALVALERAVRLLTEHGGGTPSAEILDIDHVRPRTPITLPADLPTRRVGVEYPPARVVALLERVGCTVAQGADRLSEDPGAVGVASGVGTTLSVTPPTWRPDLTDPADLVEEVVRLDGYDKVPSVLPTAPPGRGLTPRQRRRRAVAGSLAERGYVEVLAHPFVSPELADQLGLPADDPRRPAVRLANPLSEEEPLLRTTLLGPLLGILKRNLGRGHRDLALYEIGAVFHPRVGAGSPPAMGVDRRPTDEEFAAADAVVPAQPVHVAAVLSGDIDPAGWWGPGRPAGWADAIEAARDVLGAAGIPDERVEVRAAEYAPWHPGRCAELLVDGTVVGHAGELHPVVVGALELPRRTCAMELNLDALPPTPVTPAPTVSGFPPALIDVALVVDDSVPAEQVRRALEAGAGELLEDVRLFDVYSGAQLGEGRRSLAYKLTFRAPDRTLTVEEAVAARDAAVAVAAERLGATLRGA is encoded by the coding sequence ATGCGAGTTTCTGTCAGTTGGCTGCGGGAGTACGTCGACCTCCCGGCCGACCTGCCCACCGGTGACCTGGAGCAGGCCCTGGTCGACCTCGGTATCGAGGTCGAGTCCGTGGTGGACCTGGCCGAGTCGGTCACCGGTCAGCTCGTCGTCGGTGAGGTACGCGAGATCGAGGAGCTCACCGGGTTCAAGAAGCCGATCCGGTTCTGCCGGGTCGACGTGGGTGCCGCGAACGGCACCGGGGAGCCGCAGGAGATCGTCTGCGGGGCGCGCAACTTCGCCCCCGGTGACCGGGTGGTGGTGATCCTGCCCGGTGGTGTGCTGCCCGGTGGCTTCGCGATCGGCGCCCGCAAGACGTACGGGCACAACTCGGCGGGCATGATCTGCTCGGCGAAGGAGCTGGGCCTGGGCGACGACCACTCCGGCATCATCGTGCTGGGACCGGACGTGACGGCCAAGCCGGGCGACGACGCACGCCCGGTGGTCGGCCTCGACGACGTCGTGTTCGACCTGGAGATCACCCCCGACCGGGGGTACGCGCTGAGCCTGCGCGGTCTGGCCCGGGAGCTGTCGCACGCGTTCGACGTGCCGCTTCGTGACCCGGCTCTGGTGCCCGCTCCGGGCGGCACCGAGACGCCCGCGTACCCGGTGGAGGTCCGGGACACGGTCGGCTGCGACCGGTTCACCGCCCGCCTGGTCCGGGGCGTCGACCCGAGCGCGCCCACGCCGTCCTGGATGGCGCAGCGGCTCGTCACCGCCGGCATCCGCAGCATCTCGCTGCCCGTCGACATCACCAACTACGTGATGCTGGAGCTGGGCCAGCCGATGCACGCGTTCGACGCCGACCGGATCGTCGGGCCGCTGGTGGTCCGCCGCGCCGAGGCGGGGGAGAAGCTGACCACGCTGGACGGGGTCAGCCGGGTGCTCACCCCCGACGACATGGTCATCTGCGACGCTGGGCTGGACAGCGCCCTCGGGGGCGAGGGCGACGGCGTCCCGATCTCACTCGCCGCGGTGATGGGCGGCGAGACCAGCGAGGTCGTCGCCGGCACCACGAACGTGCTCTTCGAGGCGGCGCACTGGGACCCGGCGATGGTCGGGCGTACCGCCCGGCGGCACAAGCTGTTCAGCGAGGCCGCGAAGCGTTGGGAGCGGGGCGTCGACCCGGCCGTGGCGCTGGTCGCGCTGGAGCGTGCCGTGCGGCTGCTCACCGAGCACGGCGGAGGCACGCCGAGCGCGGAGATCCTGGACATCGACCACGTCCGTCCGCGTACCCCGATCACCCTGCCGGCGGACCTGCCGACCCGGCGGGTCGGAGTCGAGTACCCGCCGGCGCGGGTGGTGGCCCTGCTGGAGCGGGTCGGCTGCACCGTCGCGCAGGGCGCGGACCGGTTGTCCGAGGACCCGGGCGCGGTCGGCGTGGCCAGCGGAGTCGGGACGACGCTGAGCGTCACCCCGCCGACCTGGCGGCCCGACCTGACCGACCCGGCCGACCTGGTCGAGGAGGTGGTCCGCCTCGACGGGTACGACAAGGTGCCGTCGGTGCTGCCGACCGCGCCTCCCGGTCGCGGTCTGACCCCGCGACAGCGTCGCCGCCGGGCCGTCGCCGGGTCGCTGGCCGAGCGGGGGTACGTGGAGGTGCTCGCGCACCCGTTCGTGTCGCCGGAGTTGGCCGACCAGCTCGGCCTGCCGGCCGACGACCCGCGCCGCCCCGCGGTGCGGCTGGCCAACCCGCTGTCCGAGGAGGAGCCGCTGCTGCGCACCACGCTGCTCGGCCCGCTGCTCGGCATCCTCAAGCGCAACCTCGGTCGGGGTCACCGCGACCTCGCCCTCTACGAGATCGGCGCGGTCTTCCACCCGCGCGTCGGCGCCGGCAGCCCGCCGGCGATGGGCGTGGATCGCCGCCCCACCGACGAGGAGTTCGCGGCCGCCGACGCGGTGGTCCCGGCGCAGCCGGTGCACGTCGCGGCGGTGCTGTCCGGCGACATCGACCCGGCTGGCTGGTGGGGTCCGGGTCGACCGGCCGGCTGGGCGGACGCCATCGAGGCGGCCCGGGACGTGCTGGGCGCCGCCGGGATCCCGGACGAGCGGGTCGAGGTGCGAGCGGCCGAGTACGCGCCGTGGCACCCGGGCCGCTGCGCCGAGCTGCTGGTCGACGGCACTGTCGTCGGGCACGCCGGTGAGCTGCACCCGGTGGTCGTCGGGGCGCTGGAGCTGCCGCGTCGTACCTGCGCGATGGAGCTGAACCTCGACGCGCTGCCGCCGACCCCGGTGACGCCCGCGCCCACGGTGTCCGGCTTTCCGCCGGCGCTGATCGACGTGGCCCTGGTGGTGGACGACTCGGTGCCGGCCGAGCAGGTGCGCCGGGCGCTGGAGGCGGGCGCCGGTGAGCTGCTGGAGGACGTGCGGCTGTTCGACGTCTACTCCGGAGCGCAGCTCGGCGAGGGCCGCCGGTCGCTGGCGTACAAGCTGACCTTCCGGGCGCCGGACCGGACGCTGACGGTCGAGGAGGCGGTCGCGGCGCGGGACGCGGCGGTCGCCGTCGCGGCAGAACGCCTCGGCGCGACCCTGCGCGGCGCCTGA
- a CDS encoding RNA methyltransferase, producing the protein MSASPSGGRLDRAEGAHTMAFTPRTPRVVAARRLQRRRDRDATGRFLAEGPQAVREALARPGVVTELFGTPTALDRYPELAAAAAHADVPVSEVTDEALAALAETVAPQGLVAVCRHLDVPLAQALAGAPRLVAVLAEIRDPGNAGTVLRTADAAGAGAVVFAGDAVDPYNGKCVRASAGSLFHVDVVRAADPVAVVDALRAAGLSIFATTGYGDSDLDDLTDYGRLVGPTAWLFGSEAHGLPDELTAAADARVRVPLYGRAESLNLAAAAAVCLYASARAQR; encoded by the coding sequence GTGTCGGCATCGCCGTCCGGGGGGCGCCTCGATCGTGCCGAAGGAGCGCACACCATGGCCTTCACCCCGCGTACCCCCAGGGTTGTCGCCGCCCGCCGCCTGCAACGCCGCCGCGACCGCGACGCCACCGGCCGATTCCTGGCCGAGGGACCACAGGCGGTCCGCGAGGCCCTCGCGCGGCCGGGGGTGGTCACCGAGTTGTTCGGTACGCCCACCGCCCTGGACCGGTATCCGGAGCTGGCCGCCGCGGCGGCCCACGCCGACGTGCCCGTGTCCGAGGTGACCGACGAGGCCCTCGCCGCGCTGGCCGAGACCGTCGCCCCGCAGGGGCTGGTCGCTGTCTGCCGGCACCTCGACGTGCCGTTGGCGCAGGCCCTCGCGGGTGCGCCCCGGCTGGTGGCGGTGCTCGCCGAGATCCGTGACCCGGGCAACGCCGGCACGGTGCTGCGTACCGCCGACGCGGCCGGGGCGGGCGCGGTGGTCTTCGCCGGCGACGCCGTCGACCCGTACAACGGCAAGTGTGTGCGGGCCTCCGCCGGCAGCCTCTTCCACGTCGACGTGGTGCGCGCCGCCGACCCGGTCGCGGTGGTCGACGCGCTGCGCGCCGCCGGGCTGTCGATCTTCGCCACCACCGGGTACGGCGACAGCGACCTGGACGACCTGACCGACTACGGGCGGCTCGTCGGGCCCACCGCCTGGCTGTTCGGCTCGGAGGCGCACGGGCTGCCCGACGAGTTGACCGCCGCCGCCGACGCCCGGGTGCGGGTGCCGTTGTACGGGCGCGCGGAGAGCCTCAACCTGGCTGCCGCCGCGGCCGTGTGCCTGTACGCTTCAGCGAGAGCACAGCGCTGA
- the argC gene encoding N-acetyl-gamma-glutamyl-phosphate reductase: protein MGIRVAVAGASGYAGGELLRLVAGHPEFDLVAATAHSQAGHRVDAVHPQLTGLDLVLGTTDPATLADADLVFLALPHGESAALAAQMPAEVRVVDLGADHRLTDPYAWAQYYGGTHAGQWTYGLPELPGQRELIAGSTRVANTGCYAAAITLALAPLIADGAADPADVVVVAASGTSGAGRAAKAHLLASEVMGDLSPYRVGTHQHVPEIKQATGATGLSFTPVLAPMPRGILATVTAVPARGVDPQEVLARAYADAPFVHVLPEGRWPHTAATLGSNSCHLQATVDVDSGRLIVLSALDNLGKGAAGQAVQNANLMLGLPETTGLSIWGTAP from the coding sequence ATGGGGATCCGAGTCGCGGTTGCCGGTGCGAGCGGCTACGCCGGGGGTGAGTTGCTGCGCCTGGTCGCCGGGCACCCGGAGTTCGACCTGGTCGCCGCCACCGCACACAGCCAGGCCGGGCACCGCGTCGACGCGGTGCACCCCCAGCTCACCGGCCTCGACCTGGTGCTCGGCACGACCGACCCCGCCACGCTGGCCGACGCTGACCTGGTCTTCCTGGCCCTGCCGCACGGTGAGTCGGCGGCCCTCGCCGCGCAGATGCCGGCGGAGGTGCGCGTCGTCGACCTCGGTGCCGACCACCGGCTGACCGACCCGTACGCCTGGGCGCAGTACTACGGCGGCACGCACGCCGGGCAGTGGACCTACGGCCTGCCCGAGTTGCCCGGCCAGCGGGAGTTGATTGCCGGCTCGACCCGGGTGGCGAACACCGGCTGCTACGCCGCAGCGATCACCCTGGCGCTCGCGCCGCTGATCGCCGACGGTGCGGCCGACCCGGCCGACGTGGTGGTGGTCGCCGCCTCCGGCACCTCCGGCGCCGGCCGCGCGGCCAAGGCGCACCTGCTGGCCAGCGAGGTGATGGGCGACCTGTCGCCGTACCGGGTCGGCACCCACCAGCACGTACCGGAGATCAAGCAGGCCACCGGCGCGACCGGGCTGTCGTTCACCCCGGTCCTGGCGCCGATGCCGCGCGGCATCCTGGCCACCGTCACGGCGGTGCCGGCGCGCGGCGTCGACCCGCAGGAGGTGCTGGCGCGGGCGTACGCGGACGCGCCGTTCGTGCACGTGCTGCCGGAGGGCCGCTGGCCGCACACCGCGGCCACGCTGGGCTCCAACTCGTGTCACCTGCAGGCCACCGTCGACGTCGACTCGGGTCGGCTGATCGTGCTCAGCGCACTCGACAACTTGGGCAAGGGCGCGGCCGGTCAGGCGGTGCAGAACGCCAATCTCATGCTCGGCCTGCCGGAGACGACGGGCCTGTCGATCTGGGGGACCGCACCGTGA
- the pheS gene encoding phenylalanine--tRNA ligase subunit alpha, producing the protein MSYRNDPYDPKQVALLDPAALAEAVSDATKAFESAADPDALTALRSVHLGDRSPVSLARREIGALPPAAKSDAGKRVNEARRAIETAYAERAEVLEREQAERVLVEERVDVTVPYDRRPRGARHPLSVLMESISDLFVGMGYEVAEGPEVDLEWVNFDALNIPADHPARGLMDTFHIAPEGSGLVLRTHTSTVQTRTMLSRKPPIYVIVPGRVYRTDEIDATHSPVFHQAEGLVVDKGITMAHLRGTLDHFARAMFGPEARTRWRPHYFPFTEPSAEFDVWFPEHRDGPQWVEWGGCGMVNPRVLRACGVDPEVYSGFAFGMGIDRTLMIRHGVSDIRHLFEGDVRFSRALGTGA; encoded by the coding sequence ATGAGCTACCGCAACGATCCGTACGACCCGAAGCAGGTCGCCCTGCTCGACCCCGCCGCCCTGGCCGAGGCCGTCTCGGACGCCACGAAGGCGTTCGAGTCCGCTGCCGACCCGGACGCGTTGACCGCGCTGCGCTCGGTGCACCTCGGTGACCGGTCCCCGGTCTCGTTGGCCCGCCGGGAGATCGGCGCGTTGCCGCCGGCGGCGAAGTCCGACGCCGGTAAGCGGGTCAACGAGGCCCGCCGGGCGATCGAGACCGCGTACGCCGAGCGCGCCGAGGTGCTGGAGCGCGAGCAGGCCGAGCGGGTGCTGGTCGAGGAACGGGTGGACGTCACAGTGCCCTACGACCGGCGTCCGCGAGGCGCCCGCCACCCCCTGAGCGTCCTGATGGAGTCGATCAGCGACCTGTTCGTCGGGATGGGCTACGAGGTGGCCGAGGGTCCCGAGGTCGACCTGGAGTGGGTCAACTTCGACGCGTTGAACATCCCGGCCGACCACCCGGCGCGCGGTTTGATGGACACCTTCCACATCGCACCGGAGGGCTCCGGCCTGGTGCTGCGAACGCACACCTCGACGGTGCAGACCCGCACCATGCTCAGCCGTAAGCCGCCGATCTACGTGATCGTGCCCGGCCGCGTCTACCGGACCGACGAGATCGACGCCACGCACAGCCCGGTGTTCCACCAGGCCGAGGGTCTGGTGGTCGACAAGGGCATCACCATGGCGCACCTGCGGGGCACGCTCGACCACTTCGCCCGGGCGATGTTCGGGCCGGAGGCGAGGACCCGGTGGCGGCCGCACTACTTCCCGTTCACCGAGCCGTCGGCGGAGTTCGACGTGTGGTTCCCGGAGCACCGCGACGGCCCGCAGTGGGTCGAGTGGGGTGGCTGCGGCATGGTCAACCCGCGGGTGCTGCGCGCCTGTGGTGTCGACCCGGAGGTCTACTCCGGATTCGCGTTCGGCATGGGCATCGACCGGACCCTGATGATCCGGCACGGGGTCAGCGACATCCGCCATCTCTTCGAGGGCGACGTGCGGTTCAGCCGCGCGCTCGGGACCGGGGCGTAG